A single Pedobacter sp. PACM 27299 DNA region contains:
- a CDS encoding ABC transporter ATP-binding protein translates to MALSITNLSKQYNAQKTAVSNLSLQINKGVLGLLGPNGAGKSTLMKMIATISIPSSGSLLLEGIDIVQNPNSIRKVLGYLPQDFGVYPNLNAYEFLEYIAAMKGLGGKGLRQRIDLLLESVNLTADAKRPIGTYSGGMKQRIGIAQALLNDPKVLIFDEPTVGLDPEERVRFRQLIADLAQDSIIILSSHIVSDIESIADEVAIMQEGKLITHASQYDIIKQAEGRIFEVLLDNNDLNAFKHHYKVIDTARQADQVRTRYISTGQAAAPLSTQVTATLEDAYLILTQTN, encoded by the coding sequence ATGGCACTTTCGATAACCAACCTCAGTAAACAATATAACGCACAAAAGACCGCAGTTTCCAATCTATCTCTTCAGATAAATAAAGGAGTTTTAGGCTTATTGGGCCCGAATGGTGCTGGTAAATCAACACTGATGAAGATGATTGCTACCATTAGCATCCCTTCCAGTGGAAGTCTCCTTTTAGAGGGGATAGATATTGTGCAAAATCCCAACTCCATCCGCAAAGTGCTAGGCTATTTGCCCCAGGATTTTGGGGTGTATCCCAACCTCAATGCTTATGAGTTTCTAGAATATATAGCAGCCATGAAAGGGCTGGGAGGTAAAGGACTTCGCCAGCGAATTGACCTGCTATTAGAAAGTGTGAACCTGACTGCTGATGCCAAGAGACCTATCGGTACTTATTCCGGAGGGATGAAACAGCGCATCGGCATCGCACAAGCCTTACTCAACGACCCCAAAGTATTGATTTTTGATGAGCCTACAGTGGGTCTGGATCCTGAAGAACGGGTGCGTTTTCGTCAGTTGATTGCCGATCTTGCCCAGGATAGTATTATTATTCTTTCTTCTCATATTGTATCCGATATTGAAAGTATTGCTGATGAGGTGGCGATTATGCAGGAAGGCAAACTGATCACACATGCTTCGCAATACGACATCATTAAACAAGCCGAGGGGAGAATATTTGAAGTATTGTTGGATAATAATGACCTTAACGCTTTTAAACACCATTACAAAGTAATTGATACCGCGCGTCAGGCGGATCAGGTCAGAACACGTTATATCAGTACAGGGCAGGCTGCAGCGCCATTGTCTACCCAGGTAACGGCGACCTTAGAGGATGCTTATCTGATTTTAACCCAAACTAACTAA